The Candidatus Methylomirabilota bacterium DNA segment CGTCGGGAATGGCAAGGTCAACGACGAGGGCAAGAAGATCCCCCTCGACGTCAAGACCGGCGACAAGATCCTGTTCGGCAAGTACTCGGGCTCCGAGGTCACCTTGGACGACGTGGAGTACCTGATCCTTCGCGAGGAGGACGTCCTCTGCATCCTTGAGTAGAGGCGAGAGCGGCTGCGGCGCTGAGTAGGGGCGAGAGCGGCTGCGGCGCTGAGTAGGCCCACGGCCACAACGACCTGAAGCGTGATCCGGGAGCCAACCCGGCCGGCCAAGACGGGCCGGCCCATTCCATCGAACGAACGAGGAGGAGAATCAGATGCCTAAGCAGGTGCTATTCAGCGACGAGGGGCGGGCCGCTCTGCTCCGCGGGGTCAACATCATGGCTGCTGCCGTCAGGGCGACCATGGGGCCGAAGGGCCGCAACGTGATTATCGACAAGAAGTTCGGCAGCCCGACCATCACCAAGGACGGGGTGACGGTCGCCAAGGAGATCGAGCTCAAGGACAACTACGAGGACATGGGCGCCCAGATGATCAAGGAAGTGGCCTCCAAGACCTCGGATATCGCGGGCGATGGGACTACCACCGCCACCGTGCTGGCCCACGCCATCATCCGCGACGGCATGAAGAACGTCACGGCCGGCGCCAACCCCATGGGGCTCAAGCGCGGCATCGACAAGGCCGTGGATGTGGTCGTCGAAGAGCTGAAGAAGATGTCCAAGTCCACCAAGGACAAGAAGGAGATCGCCCAGGTCGCGACGATCGCCTCCAACAACGACAAGACGATCGGCAGCCTGATCGCCGAGGCGATGGAGAAGGTGGGCAAGGACGGCGTCATCACGGTCGAGGAGTCGAAGTCGGCCGAGACGGTGCTGGACGTGGTCGAGGGCATGCAGTTCGACCGCGGATACCTCTCGCCCTACTTCGTCACGGACGCCGAGCGCATGGAGTGCGTGCTCGAAGACGCCCTGGTCCTGATCCACGAGAAGAAGATCAGCGTGATGAAGGACATGCTCCCGCTGCTCGAGCAGGTGGCGCGCGCGGGCAAGCCCTTCCTGATCATCGCCGAGGACATCGAGGGTGAGGCCCTGGCGACGCTGGTTGTCAACAAGCTCCGCGGCACGCTGCACTGCGCCGCGGTCAAGGCGCCGGGCTTCGGCGATCGTCGCAAGGCCATGCTGGAAGATATCGCCACCCTGACGGGCGGCAAGGCCATCACCGAGGACCTGGGGATCAAGCTCGAGAACATCAAGCTCGAAGACCTGGGCAAGGCCAAGAAGGTGATGGTGGACAAGGACAACACCACCCTCGTCGAGGGCGCGGGCAAGACGGGCGCCATCGAGGGCCGCATCAAGCAGATCCGGGCGCAGATCGAGGAGACCACCTCCGACTACGACAAGGAGAAGCTGCAGGAGCGCCTGGCCAAACTGGCCGGCGGCGTGGCCGTGATCAAGGTCGGCGCCGCGACCGAGACGGCCATGAAGGAGAAGAAGGCCCGCGTGGAGGACGCGCTGAACGCGACCCGCGCGGCGGTCGAGGAGGGCATCGTGCCGGGCGGCGGCGTCGCCCTGCTGCGGGCGTCCACCAAGATCGACAACCTGAAGCTCGAGGGCGATGAGAAGGTCGGCGCCATGATTGTCCGGCGCGCGCTCGAAGAGCCGATCCGGCAGATCGTAGAGAACGCCGGGCTCGAGGGCAGCGTCATCGTCGAGAAGGTGAAGGCCGAGAAGGTCGCCACGCGCGGCTTCGACGCCGAGAGCCTCGAGTACGTGGACATGATCGAAGCCGGCATCATCGACCCGACCAAGGTCGAGCGTGTCGCGCTGCAGAATGCGGCGTCGGTGGCCTCGCTGCTGCTGACCACGGAGGCCCTGATCACCGATCTGCCCGAGGAGAAGTCTGCCGCGGCGCCCGCCATGCCGCACGGGGACATGTACTAAGCCGTTCTCGCAGAATTTTGCGGGGCGCGGCCCCTGCCGGTCAACCGGCGGGGGCCGTGTCTTTTTGTCCACGTCTTGACCGCTGCGCGAAGGCCGCGCCATGATCGCCGCATGAGTTGTGTTCGAACGGCGCTTCTGGTATCGTCAAGTGCTTTCGAAATGATCGATAGGAGTTGAGGGGGGTGAACAGTCTGTATCCGTACGAGATCCTGGTGATTATCGATCCGCGGCCTACCGACGAGGAGGTCGCTGCGCTTCTGACCAAGCTCGGGGAAAACCTGAAGGGCCTCGGCGCCGAGCTCGGCAAGGCCGAGAGCTGGGGCAAGCGCCGTCTGGCTTACGACCTGCGCAAGCAGCGCGAGGGCACCTACGCCGTCCTCGAGTGCTCGGCCGAGCCGGCCACCATCAAGGAGTTCGAGCGCCAGCTCCGGCTGAACGAGCAGGTGCTTCGCTTCATGACGACGCGCGTGCCGGTCAAGAAGCGCGTCCGTGGGACGCCCAAGCGGGAGCCCGCGGCCGTCGAGGAGAGCGCCTGATGGCGAGCCTGAACAAGGTGTTCCTGATGGGGAACCTGACGCGTCCCCCGGAGCTCCGGTATACGCCGAGCGGCACCGCCGTC contains these protein-coding regions:
- the rpsF gene encoding 30S ribosomal protein S6; this translates as MNSLYPYEILVIIDPRPTDEEVAALLTKLGENLKGLGAELGKAESWGKRRLAYDLRKQREGTYAVLECSAEPATIKEFERQLRLNEQVLRFMTTRVPVKKRVRGTPKREPAAVEESA
- the groL gene encoding chaperonin GroEL (60 kDa chaperone family; promotes refolding of misfolded polypeptides especially under stressful conditions; forms two stacked rings of heptamers to form a barrel-shaped 14mer; ends can be capped by GroES; misfolded proteins enter the barrel where they are refolded when GroES binds): MPKQVLFSDEGRAALLRGVNIMAAAVRATMGPKGRNVIIDKKFGSPTITKDGVTVAKEIELKDNYEDMGAQMIKEVASKTSDIAGDGTTTATVLAHAIIRDGMKNVTAGANPMGLKRGIDKAVDVVVEELKKMSKSTKDKKEIAQVATIASNNDKTIGSLIAEAMEKVGKDGVITVEESKSAETVLDVVEGMQFDRGYLSPYFVTDAERMECVLEDALVLIHEKKISVMKDMLPLLEQVARAGKPFLIIAEDIEGEALATLVVNKLRGTLHCAAVKAPGFGDRRKAMLEDIATLTGGKAITEDLGIKLENIKLEDLGKAKKVMVDKDNTTLVEGAGKTGAIEGRIKQIRAQIEETTSDYDKEKLQERLAKLAGGVAVIKVGAATETAMKEKKARVEDALNATRAAVEEGIVPGGGVALLRASTKIDNLKLEGDEKVGAMIVRRALEEPIRQIVENAGLEGSVIVEKVKAEKVATRGFDAESLEYVDMIEAGIIDPTKVERVALQNAASVASLLLTTEALITDLPEEKSAAAPAMPHGDMY
- the groES gene encoding co-chaperone GroES, producing MKIRPLHDRILIKRQEEKETRKGGIIIPDSAKEKPQEGKVIAVGNGKVNDEGKKIPLDVKTGDKILFGKYSGSEVTLDDVEYLILREEDVLCILE